The DNA window tcaataacaaaatttgaaatcaaaCGCTAATTAACTGAGGTATTAATAAacaacgcattttcgtcctaaatggctctttctacgcgaatggATGGTCCAGTATTTTCGAATTTtaatggttggaaaggtctttaaaaaatactcctaacgaaaaaattgtccgGGCGCCCAAGGTCCGACAACCTaaacccattagaaaaaaaattataagcgttttttagttagcgaaactcgaaaatattgatttaatctcttttccattgttgaaattcattgtcggaagcgtgaaacattcagttttcattttttaaaccgctttttctacacgaaaaatgcattttagtgctttgagcttggtatggttggaaactACTCGTGAAAACTACTTCCTAAAACTTTTATCCCCTGTTAACGGCAAAAAAACGTAAACCTGCCAAGGTGACTAGAAAAGGatctagaagcaattaaaagttagcaaaaattcatttttatttgatttttcacgcaACTTAGTTAGCGTGATGAAATTACTAGATAATATTATTCGTTGCCATTTCGCGCTTGACCGTAAAGAaatgcaattctttttttttttttaaattattgaggcTTTTTAAGTAACCAtgggcattaaaaatattttcattttgattatgttttcgggatttaaatatttaaataaatcaatttacggagtgagggagggaggactttcagtttcgaggaaattatcttctcaaaataatacctgcatttgctatcgccagcaacaaatctcaaggtgaaacttttgataaaattggcgtattattacgacgtccaatgctttcgcatggacaattctGTTGCCGCGagtagaattcgttcatttgactgttgaaaattttgtatttctgcctacttttacaaagaatattgcttatacagaagttttatgtattaaaggagttttacgatatcatttcattcaggaagacttccataatCGTGAAAtgggcgaactttatccattggtgtAAAGCTTTTGGCCCCaaaatgccagcgcgaaaaatacttttctttttcattcgtaaaaaaaagagtagagaaatgtctTTTTGCtaggaactgactacgaataaAGTCCCtttttaaggtggggttcattaaattttaaccgttcgtgacaagggggTGGAAATAAAggacaagagggacatacaatggagaaaatgtgacatcaagactttttttttgataagaaagtttattaaaaacagtatgacatgtggcaaaggaAATAGGGAGCATGGTGAAGTgtaaaactttgtgacaaaggggagaggggtcaaaatttttaaaagtgcattagtcagttatttcctaaaccgtaaacatatcacaaaagccattttttttaaataaaattgcactattattatcatgtccagtgtttttgaatgagcagttgccacgagtagagttcgttcatttgttacttggaaatttatatttttaacgacAAAGAAGCTACTTACtcagtaatagtagacgttttataagtaatattgttcacacagaagttttttGCATAAACTGAGTTTCGATGCTTCATTTCATGcgggaatatttccaaaattgtaTCACTGACGATTTTTACCCATTGGCatccatttttttgtttccaatgccagcgcaaatttttttttcctttgcatacgtaaacaaagagtgaGTAAgaatctatttgcatagggttagcacaaagcaacacgGTATCCGAAATAAAATGAATCAAGCCAGGAATTGGACGACCACTTCTCAATGGggctgttttcttcagtcaaaagtactacttttagtcactgaaattgatagaataagtaaaagaaataacatggggccagaaaaaacttttgttttctcgacggttattttttattaatatttcaaacgttcaattttggaaataaagcgtgatctttatgacgttacaagggatgtactttggcacgctactccattgccgtgcTTAATGTTTACGCTCTGCTGTCGACCGCCTTTCCACGCTGTGACCATTTGCGccgtgcgctaatggcatcagcgaatggcatttcatcacttttgatgccatgtgcagaagcgtaaaaactgaatttcaatctgcgcaccaactaaaataattgctaaaaaatattaaattttttaaaattatttaaaaaatggctaaaatccATGTTTCTAAACTtgctttttgagaaaaaacactttaaaagtttcgaaaacgACACCATTACCGAAATAACCCCTCTCATCGATATATTTTGAGATTGAcggacaaaaagcaaaattggaaaaaattacctttcgtCATTGCGTGTACGTATAAAAATTGTCTGTTTTCGGATATGCAGTAAACGAaagtaaaagtagaaataaaaatgttgggaatagttaaattcatacaaggtttctcaaatattcattcgTGAACAGGGtggaatttcgaccactgggcgaacactagtggGAAGAAAGAGGTGAAGATCTCATACATTAAAATGTTCTTATAATGTTGGGAAAACAGTTCATCGATGCAGTTTACTTCGCCTGCGTACTAGGGATGCGCCGGATAGCGATGATACCGGACATCCTGCGCTTTGTctgccggattcggatatccgGCTCTACAGTTGTTTTTAGTAAAACATTGcatctttattcatttttacaaaatgctGTTTCAGAATAAGGAATCGAGCTTTTTCACAAATCATTTcctcaaaaacaaattaaatgcatttaaaactaatttttaaaacctttctaCTTTCATGTAGGTTGTATACCAGTAGTTCTGCACATTCAATGAAACACTAAAAGAGCAGAGCCCCAGATCGTATCGTAGGGCACAAACTTTAAACGAAAAATATATCTGCGTATAAACAACCCCAGTTTCAACTTATAAATCATTGTTGTTGTTGAAACTGAAAGTagataatttaaatagaatattctCCATGTTTTGTGTTCATGTTTAGTGACCGACGTCGTTAAATCATTAATGTTTATGCAAATGAACCTTGTTTCCATTTTTTACCCCCATTGCTCTTGGTGTGGCAACAGAGTGTTGTCCAATGTGTAAAGCTGTTGTGGCGGTCAGGGACTTTTGCTTCACTTTCCCACACGAGCACGTGTAAACTGTAACGATGTTTTCAATAtgctcatctttactaataataaagctaaaagtctctctgtccggaggatgtctggatgtctgtaggatgtctgtgacgcgcatagcgcctagaccgttcggccgattttcatgaaatttggcacaaagttagtatgtagcaggggggtgtgcacctcgaagcgatgtttcgaaaattcgattttgttctttttctattctaattttaagcccatttttcacagaaatttaataaaatgggaaagaatttgttctgaaaattatctttctcttCTTTACTTAATTATCTTTCTTctcttctttacttctttatctttcttcttttcttttcttctttactaataataaagctgaaagtctttctgtatggatgtttggatccctgtgactcgcatagcgcctagaccgttaagccgattttcatgaaatttgacacaaaattagtttgcagcatgggggtgtgcacctcgaagcgatttttcgaaaattcgacgtgattcttttcctattccaattttaagaacaaaattatcagaagatggacgagtcaatgacgaaattagcataacgtggaaccgtcacatgggcacgagccaatgGGCGAAatgcgaaatgatcataacgtggaaccgtaacacgggcacgagccaattggcgagaaaattcaccatacattgtttgtaaatatacaggcgaaccaaaggaccttccaatttttctattacgggcaaagccgtgcgggtaccactagtaataaatatagTTTGGTGGAAATCGTGTGCTGTCTCTCAAACTCCAATCCAGTAAAATTCGTGATGGAGTAAGAATTTAGGACATTGAATCCAAATGTCCCGTACCTGCATCAAGCTAAATATGCTTAGATTTGACAGTAATCTTTCACTTTGGAGGTTTTCTAGTCCAgatttcattcaaaaagttttcatgGGAGCAGAAGTGGGAAAGTGATCGAAATTCCTCCCGCTTTCAGTTTGCACAGAACGTGAATCTGTCTCTCTCTTCCAGGAGACGCCggccggaggacggagctgcgtCGGAGACGGATTGGTTCAGGCGGACCGCGTTGCATCGTGCGGCATTGAGCGGAGACACGCAGAGGATCAGGGAGCTGCTGGAAGGAGGATGGAACACGAGGGCGAGGGATCTGAATGGAATGACGCCCCTCCACCTGGCCCTGTTGTATGAGAAGGAGGCCGCGGCGGAGTTGCTGGCGGACGCGGACTGCATCACGGATGTGGTGGATTTCTACAAGCGCACCCCTCTGCATCTCGCTGCCGAGTGTGGGTTCGTGAATGTCGTCCGTATCCTGCTCGCGGGAGGGGCGAATGCAAGTGCGAAAGACAGAAGTGAAAGCACGCCCCTCCATTTTGCCGTGATCTCTAGGATGGAGGCCGCGGCGGAGGTGCTGCTGGAGGCCGCCGCCGAATGCGACGGGCCGGACATGGAAGGCCGCACCCCCCTGCACTACGCTGTGAGAGAAGGTCTCCCGCGGATAGTTCAATCTTTGCTGTCGAGGGGTGCGCGTTTGAAGCTTAAAGATAGAGATGGACACTGTCCCCTGTACTTGGCCCTGTGGTGTAGACAAGACGATGTGGCGAGGGTGCTTCTGGCGACCTACGCCTGGAGGAATATCGAGGTACATTGGGAGGAGATGGGGCTCCCACAGGAGCAAAAGGAGCGCGGCGTCCGGCTGCTCTCCGAGTGCGAGGCCGAGATGAGGGAGGCCCGGGTGGAGGGTCCCGCCTCTCCCTCCGCGACCTCGCCCACCGACACCCCTCCCGCCTGGCCCAACGCCTCACCTCCTCCTCGTCCGGCTGGGGGAGGTCCGGGAGAGGAGGGCCCTGGAGGACCGCTTCCTGCGCTGCTTCCCCCTCCTCTGCCCGCCCCTGCCCACCACCTGCACCGACGTCCTCCTCGCGTGCCTGGCGGACGACGACCTGAGGAACTTCGCCCGGGCCGCAGAGCTCTAGTCcctggcgaaaaagaaaataaagatcaGTACTTGAACTGTATGAATCTTTTGTTTTTGAGTGTGCCCGAGATAGTTGACTGAGCTTTATCTGCTGTTTTCGTAAACAAACCAGTTTGTCTTGTCAAGATGATTATTCTGAGACACCTTTTAAATAGCTTTGTACATCATGTGTGAAATGCTTTGTGTGTATGAATCACGTAATAAAAGGAATATTCAAGCCATTGATAAATTCTCTTTTATTGTACCCTATTGGCACGAAAGAAATAAAGTGAGCCGAAAATTTTAACCCTGCTTAAAAACTGAGAAAGACATCCACATGGCTCGATGCGTCATCGGGGGCTATTCCGATAATTTGGGATCTGGTGCAGTGGTCTCATTTTcggggtaaatattttttttttttggtaagatgCCTCTCGCGCTGGCAGTGGAACTGAGAAtggacgccaatgaagaaagatcgccagattcccaatgaTCAAAATCTTCCCCGGAATATTATTCTGCttacaattcccccccccccaaaaaaaaaattgaaaatcgcattttttggacttacgGCGTTATTGCTCTGaggtacatatttaaaaatacaattttttttattttgggtttGTACTTGCAGCTTTTGCAACTGAAGTCTATTTATTACTGGGAAATGACAAAAATGAGCTTATAAtttaatgcataatgtatgtaaACAATGATGTTAAGAAGCATGCATCCATTTAGCCAAAAAGAAAACTCGGAGCTGCGAAGAATCACTTTTAATGAAGAATCATATGAGTGCAATCATTTACATTTCCCAACATTGCTTATGTTTATACTTGgattgagaaataaaaaacatttgagcTCTGTAAATTTGAAGATTTACTGCGACAGAAAACATTACAGTTCATGTAAAACCTGTAAGTTTTTTtaagctgagaaaaaaaaattctgtgagtCATACTTTTCCTTTCAGTTTTGTACTCGAAATCGAAGGGTGCATATAGAAAAGAGCTCGTTTAACATCTACTGTGAAACACAAAAATGCTAAATAGaagaggttattttttttttactgaaaatgaatacttttttaactttgtagcttttagttatattttacaatcagaaataaaaataaaatagaaaaagtaaGGTCTTAAATTTATTCTGATTAGTGCTATACCCCATGAATTAAGATGAATCTTTGAGGGCAACATTCAGTCATCTATGAACTCATTTAGGGATCAGCAAGTCGTTTTATCTGGGGTCCTGGGAAAAAATCATACCTTacaatcttttcaaaaatttgctcacaaattgatattaaaagcagtggtgttcccatctccatatacgctgtatactctcaaacattttttagacacggCATACACCCTGAAACTTCATAaactttcatattatgacatactatgtgtatgatcacatacacaaattgtgcgcaatggattactggaagtataccctcagaaaaatagatgggaacatcactgattaAAAGTCCTTTCCATGGGACGAAATGGTACATTCAGAATAGTTTTGTCAGCAGGTTTTATTCCACAAatacaattaaaacaaataagcaaTGTTCGTTTCAgtatcaaaagtaaagatttatcGTAGGtatataaaacaaaattgaaaattaatattactagtgtagaaaaaaaacaacttttttttttgttatacggACCTGATCTTCAGGTAAAATGatgcgctgaattcaaatatgcaaaGAGTTTTTCAccatcacccacagattttgTGTAACACTAGGcagaagtttgaaagaaatgcgcaAATTCACATGTATGACTAACTctaaaataatgatcaaaaacttaGCCATTGTTCTTCTCTTTCTGCATCAGGCATCAGGAACATCCCTCTTAAGTGTATAGCATTAATCAGCAAGAGTTAATTCACTTTGAGAATGCTCaccaaagatgcgattttt is part of the Uloborus diversus isolate 005 unplaced genomic scaffold, Udiv.v.3.1 scaffold_12, whole genome shotgun sequence genome and encodes:
- the LOC129232391 gene encoding ankyrin repeat and protein kinase domain-containing protein 1-like, with translation MTPLHLALLYEKEAAAELLADADCITDVVDFYKRTPLHLAAECGFVNVVRILLAGGANASAKDRSESTPLHFAVISRMEAAAEVLLEAAAECDGPDMEGRTPLHYAVREGLPRIVQSLLSRGARLKLKDRDGHCPLYLALWCRQDDVARVLLATYAWRNIEVHWEEMGLPQEQKERGVRLLSECEAEMREARVEGPASPSATSPTDTPPAWPNASPPPRPAGGGPGEEGPGGPLPALLPPPLPAPAHHLHRRPPRVPGGRRPEELRPGRRALVPGEKENKDQYLNCMNLLFLSVPEIVD